A window from Candidatus Krumholzibacteriota bacterium encodes these proteins:
- a CDS encoding T9SS type A sorting domain-containing protein translates to MKKFIIIIFVLGLIAAAADMSYAQQSGEPVIIDHTCEGISDIPDAWIDSVQAVIKLHYAHTSHGGQLVYGLSYIESDDAKYSFAREDNNLPSEEGAFCIYGGQISDTYISTYEYWETASGMDKTRAVLDANPEINVSMWSWCTELNSYTQEQTRAYLDSISVLEAEYPGVTFVYMTGNAQYTGAEGYNRYLRNQEIRQHCLDNNRVLYDFADLDAWWYNPVAESWEQNTYDYGGTAVPVEHEQFNGDEAAHTTIESCKQKGRAVWWMAALIAGWDGGVISDSPNIPPISLTLFQNHPNPFNPTTTIRYYLPRRTHAELKIYDVSGSVVTKLSDGIEEEGFKTARWNGTNTRGGSVASGVYFYQLQAEGGTVTKKMILLR, encoded by the coding sequence GTGAAAAAATTTATTATAATTATTTTTGTTTTAGGTTTAATCGCTGCGGCCGCCGATATGAGTTACGCGCAGCAGAGCGGTGAACCTGTAATAATAGATCATACATGCGAGGGAATTTCAGATATCCCCGATGCCTGGATAGATTCTGTTCAAGCGGTTATAAAACTTCACTACGCTCACACCTCTCACGGGGGTCAGCTTGTATACGGGCTTAGCTATATAGAATCAGATGATGCAAAATACAGCTTTGCCCGTGAGGATAATAATCTCCCTTCAGAGGAGGGCGCTTTCTGCATTTACGGCGGGCAGATCAGCGACACATATATCTCAACTTACGAATACTGGGAAACAGCAAGCGGGATGGACAAGACCAGAGCGGTTCTTGACGCCAACCCGGAAATAAACGTTTCGATGTGGTCGTGGTGCACCGAGCTTAATAGCTACACGCAGGAGCAGACGCGGGCATACCTTGACTCCATAAGTGTACTAGAAGCGGAATATCCGGGCGTTACATTCGTTTACATGACAGGCAATGCCCAGTATACGGGAGCAGAGGGATACAACAGATATCTCAGGAATCAAGAGATAAGACAGCATTGCCTGGATAATAACAGGGTTCTATACGACTTCGCCGATCTCGACGCCTGGTGGTATAATCCTGTGGCAGAGTCGTGGGAGCAGAATACGTACGATTACGGGGGCACCGCCGTGCCGGTTGAGCATGAACAGTTTAACGGCGATGAAGCGGCGCACACGACAATAGAAAGCTGCAAGCAGAAGGGCAGAGCGGTCTGGTGGATGGCGGCTCTCATTGCCGGATGGGATGGAGGGGTAATTTCAGATTCTCCTAACATACCGCCGATCTCCTTGACATTATTCCAGAATCACCCGAATCCCTTTAATCCCACGACAACAATACGGTACTATCTGCCGCGGCGAACCCATGCGGAATTGAAGATATATGATGTTTCAGGCAGCGTGGTCACGAAGCTTTCAGACGGGATAGAGGAGGAGGGGTTTAAAACTGCCAGGTGGAATGGCACAAATACCCGCGGAGGGTCTGTGGCCTCCGGTGTCTATTTCTATCAGTTGCAGGCGGAGGGCGGGACTGTTACAAAGAAGATGATTCTTTTAAGGTGA
- a CDS encoding exonuclease domain-containing protein — protein MKDFIAIDFETANPKRVSACAIGYARVSNGDIVESKGYLIKPVGGHAPFQSKIHGIKEEHTCSQPEFCALYPIIAGIFDSPLVAHSLFDEQVLRALARYFGIAINFIYHDTSSMAKMRLPDLKNHKLKTLVKYFKLPTFKHHDAKEDAIACARVYLKLQDLDQDNPVQIAGDSKTEFKGLISDILEDDVVDYKEAYQLLYWLEDHRDIAKEYEELTETTRRFLQDDVLDNIEAKALRMMLLYIRDKIF, from the coding sequence ATGAAAGATTTCATCGCAATCGATTTCGAAACAGCCAATCCAAAGAGGGTGAGTGCTTGTGCAATTGGGTATGCTAGAGTATCCAATGGGGATATTGTTGAATCAAAAGGGTATCTTATCAAACCTGTTGGAGGGCATGCACCGTTCCAGTCAAAGATTCATGGGATAAAAGAAGAGCATACATGTAGTCAGCCAGAGTTCTGTGCTCTCTATCCTATTATTGCTGGTATCTTTGATTCACCATTGGTTGCGCATAGTCTATTTGATGAACAGGTACTCAGAGCACTTGCCCGATACTTCGGAATAGCCATTAATTTTATTTATCATGATACTAGTTCCATGGCAAAAATGCGCTTGCCTGATCTCAAGAACCATAAACTTAAGACTTTGGTGAAATATTTCAAGCTTCCCACTTTCAAGCATCATGATGCAAAGGAAGATGCTATTGCATGTGCTAGAGTATATTTAAAGTTACAAGATCTTGATCAAGATAATCCTGTTCAAATTGCAGGTGACAGCAAGACTGAATTCAAAGGACTAATTAGCGATATTCTCGAAGACGATGTTGTCGATTATAAAGAAGCATATCAGCTACTCTACTGGCTTGAGGATCACAGAGATATTGCAAAAGAATATGAGGAGCTTACCGAAACAACCAGGCGATTTTTGCAGGATGATGTGCTAGACAACATAGAGGCTAAGGCACTGAGAATGATGTTGTTGTACATCCGTGATAAAATATTTTAG
- a CDS encoding DEAD/DEAH box helicase, with product MAIPTDIARNILEDYRTSRIKNLFAQSNASHVLYEVGEDEGNFPRFDPALIDKVTMSAYSILAAGVSLAEEVPSPEAIAAMEEAATLLNNVHLPRAQNDPASGFHILVASMAFYASGQYSRAFVSIRKVEAQTDLARMVALFIRKRPNELIGQLNPYLLADLSDFNDPWTICDHAVTTAIARSLSLILEYFATGESRHLETAGSTLNIAMRLAQDYESPALWWIARLLRLMIRGNGDASLWRILPPFFPDDLSLLRRYIRLLLFSKQSITELWCSQREAVPVALDRTRHGAVINMRTSSGKTRVAELAILQALHADPNAKILYLAPFRSLALEIEQTLGQVFDWCGFHVSHLYGGFRLSSVDRQLAEDSTITIATPEKARAILRSSPELFDNVKLIVVDEGHLIGANERLVKNELFLDHLRFIASVTDCRIMMLSAVLPNPAHLAEWVTGDSENVVRSEWKPSAERFGLLRWQGDNVRIDWRGDFESFNPRFVQSGPLGWGRRRKPFPNNKNEAIAATAVRLASVGPVMIFSARANSIPGLAKAVLLALGENPEEHRWPEVIWKAFHATCEEELPGNAIELKAAQYGVICHSNRLPTQVRMATERLMRSVPPKIIIASSTLAQGVNIGISSVIVATPYQRRHPIGHRDFWNICGRAGRAFVDGEGKILFAIDETRQAWQIRKDRQLAEKYFGAANADPVESGLLFVLHLIRNIAKKAGVNFNQLMTMVAENDFSGLGEDAARCSGILDLIDDGLLALQEDAKANPGNEEPENWADNVFRGSLAAIQSEDGKFNLTKDEFLKFIQTRAENILRTCPDSGERKAYVVTGLPLSAAKNLYRDRDEFLQKAQEIADAEQSIQSIVEFVAWLEEWAREHSTAVVEELPENEIMDLVREPWVAGTPMRDILDETASADAICKNIYGYQVPWLVHAAAQQIRKMGNEELSDTLASVALLVELGVPNEAAAWIFLAGIRSRAASTELAQCGVDLGRSPSTVRRRLRDKETLDELASCVSESTQAWLELHWAESAREKVNLPKFPSFEAEKIESHDTLLVRTDGDRTYLCSPDGRQRMAVKVSKKWPFDRVTDDYRFSFVKYDGRFQFTIRSPKDIVD from the coding sequence GTGGCGATTCCGACTGACATTGCCCGCAACATTCTTGAGGATTATCGAACATCGAGAATCAAGAACCTGTTCGCACAATCGAACGCGAGCCATGTTCTCTATGAAGTGGGCGAGGATGAAGGTAATTTCCCCCGATTTGATCCCGCTCTTATCGACAAAGTCACGATGTCGGCCTATTCGATTCTCGCTGCGGGTGTAAGCCTTGCCGAGGAAGTGCCCTCGCCGGAGGCAATTGCGGCAATGGAAGAAGCCGCCACCCTTCTGAATAACGTACATCTGCCGCGTGCGCAGAACGATCCGGCAAGTGGGTTCCATATCCTCGTGGCATCAATGGCCTTTTATGCATCAGGGCAGTACTCACGGGCCTTTGTATCAATACGAAAGGTCGAGGCTCAGACGGACCTCGCGCGTATGGTCGCTTTGTTCATTCGGAAACGTCCGAATGAACTGATCGGGCAACTGAACCCGTATCTCCTAGCAGACCTGAGCGATTTCAATGACCCTTGGACTATTTGCGACCATGCTGTGACGACCGCGATTGCCAGATCCCTCTCGCTGATTCTTGAATATTTCGCTACTGGGGAATCGCGGCACCTTGAGACAGCAGGCAGCACATTGAATATTGCTATGCGTCTTGCCCAGGATTACGAATCCCCAGCACTATGGTGGATCGCACGGCTTCTGCGTCTGATGATTCGGGGAAATGGCGATGCGTCATTGTGGCGTATTCTGCCGCCATTCTTTCCGGATGACTTGTCATTGCTGCGCCGATACATCCGACTGCTCTTGTTTAGCAAGCAATCCATCACGGAACTGTGGTGTTCTCAGCGCGAAGCCGTCCCTGTCGCTCTGGATCGGACAAGGCATGGCGCTGTGATAAACATGCGAACAAGTTCTGGTAAGACACGCGTCGCCGAACTGGCGATCCTTCAAGCCCTGCATGCCGATCCAAATGCAAAGATCCTGTATCTTGCTCCCTTCAGGTCTCTTGCATTGGAGATTGAGCAGACACTTGGTCAGGTCTTTGACTGGTGTGGGTTTCATGTTTCCCATTTATACGGAGGCTTTCGACTCAGTTCCGTAGACAGGCAATTGGCGGAAGATTCAACCATCACCATCGCAACTCCCGAAAAAGCCAGGGCCATTTTACGATCTTCGCCGGAGCTTTTTGATAACGTAAAGCTGATTGTGGTCGACGAAGGACACCTCATTGGGGCAAACGAGCGGTTGGTCAAGAATGAGCTGTTCTTGGATCATCTACGATTCATCGCCAGTGTCACTGATTGCCGGATAATGATGTTGTCAGCGGTTCTTCCAAATCCAGCGCATCTCGCCGAGTGGGTTACTGGCGACTCCGAAAATGTTGTTCGTTCGGAATGGAAGCCATCGGCAGAGAGATTCGGACTGCTTCGATGGCAAGGCGATAACGTTCGCATTGATTGGCGTGGCGACTTTGAGTCGTTCAACCCCCGGTTCGTCCAATCTGGCCCACTGGGCTGGGGAAGACGCCGGAAGCCCTTTCCCAATAATAAGAACGAGGCTATTGCCGCAACTGCTGTTCGATTGGCCTCTGTGGGACCAGTCATGATTTTCTCGGCACGCGCCAACAGCATCCCGGGGCTGGCGAAGGCAGTCCTTTTGGCCCTTGGAGAAAATCCGGAAGAACACCGATGGCCAGAAGTGATCTGGAAAGCATTTCATGCAACGTGCGAAGAAGAGCTTCCCGGGAATGCTATTGAATTGAAGGCAGCACAATATGGTGTTATTTGCCACAGCAACCGTCTTCCGACTCAAGTTCGCATGGCAACGGAACGGCTGATGCGGTCAGTGCCACCCAAAATCATCATCGCCTCATCGACGCTGGCACAGGGGGTCAATATAGGAATTTCTAGCGTGATCGTTGCCACTCCGTATCAAAGAAGGCACCCCATCGGTCATCGGGACTTCTGGAATATTTGTGGACGTGCCGGACGCGCATTCGTGGATGGCGAGGGGAAGATTCTGTTCGCAATCGATGAAACAAGACAAGCGTGGCAGATTCGGAAAGATCGGCAATTGGCTGAAAAGTATTTCGGTGCTGCGAATGCTGATCCCGTTGAGAGTGGATTGCTGTTTGTGCTCCATCTCATTCGCAATATTGCAAAGAAAGCTGGTGTCAATTTCAACCAATTGATGACCATGGTTGCCGAGAATGACTTTTCTGGGTTGGGCGAGGACGCCGCCAGATGTTCGGGGATTCTTGATCTCATTGACGATGGTTTGCTGGCACTTCAGGAGGACGCGAAAGCAAACCCAGGAAACGAGGAGCCTGAAAATTGGGCGGATAATGTGTTTCGCGGTTCATTGGCTGCTATTCAATCCGAAGATGGCAAATTCAATCTCACCAAAGATGAATTCCTGAAGTTCATACAAACGCGGGCTGAGAACATTCTTCGAACGTGTCCAGATTCCGGAGAGCGCAAAGCATACGTTGTAACAGGATTGCCTTTGTCGGCAGCGAAGAATCTATATCGGGACAGGGATGAGTTTCTCCAAAAGGCTCAAGAAATCGCCGACGCTGAACAGTCGATTCAGTCCATTGTTGAGTTCGTCGCATGGCTGGAAGAATGGGCTCGTGAGCACTCGACCGCCGTTGTCGAGGAGCTCCCGGAAAACGAAATAATGGATCTGGTTCGTGAACCGTGGGTCGCCGGGACGCCCATGCGCGATATTCTTGACGAGACAGCCAGTGCCGATGCCATCTGCAAGAATATTTACGGTTATCAAGTCCCTTGGCTTGTCCATGCAGCTGCGCAGCAAATAAGAAAAATGGGGAATGAGGAACTCTCCGATACCCTGGCGTCGGTGGCACTACTGGTCGAACTTGGTGTTCCCAACGAAGCCGCCGCATGGATCTTCCTGGCAGGTATTCGCTCACGTGCTGCTTCAACGGAATTGGCCCAATGTGGCGTCGATCTCGGTAGATCTCCATCGACCGTTCGGAGACGGCTCCGAGACAAAGAAACATTGGATGAGCTGGCATCATGCGTAAGCGAATCAACGCAGGCATGGCTGGAACTTCACTGGGCTGAATCCGCCCGAGAAAAGGTCAATCTGCCTAAATTCCCGTCCTTTGAGGCCGAAAAGATAGAAAGCCATGACACGCTCCTCGTTCGCACAGATGGGGACAGAACGTATCTCTGTTCCCCAGATGGTAGACAACGGATGGCCGTCAAAGTGTCGAAAAAGTGGCCATTTGATCGAGTTACCGACGACTATCGGTTTTCGTTTGTGAAGTATGACGGAAGATTTCAGTTCACTATTCGATCCCCCAAGGATATTGTCGATTAG
- a CDS encoding YihY/virulence factor BrkB family protein — MIQGRIIMSESKDRSVKIPGVLLMLKKAVWNIFEDDIFTLAGAVAFFATLSIAPLLVLLLSVTGLFSASFHQEIVAELNLLLGPAASRAIDVVLTNIEQQQLAGRISALISIAILLFSSTAVFVQLQKAMNRIWGVRSKPGRAVKNWLKKRLVSLIMILAVGLILMLSVLMKTVLNFVFEDMGNLISILSTLGTMLVYIILFGAMLLYVPNARLAWRDIAFGAVTTALFFHFGKWAIGRYLSFTGIGSAYGVAGTLVIGLLWVYYSTLVVFLGTELAKAYTQQHGTVIESD, encoded by the coding sequence TTGATCCAGGGGAGAATAATTATGTCAGAATCAAAGGACCGTTCGGTAAAGATCCCGGGTGTGCTGCTGATGCTGAAGAAGGCGGTATGGAATATATTCGAGGACGATATCTTTACCCTGGCAGGGGCGGTGGCCTTCTTCGCAACACTTTCCATTGCCCCCCTTCTGGTTCTTCTGCTCTCGGTTACCGGCCTGTTTTCAGCATCGTTCCACCAGGAGATCGTAGCGGAACTGAACCTGCTCCTTGGCCCGGCCGCCTCGCGCGCCATAGACGTGGTTTTGACCAATATAGAGCAGCAGCAGCTGGCTGGGAGGATATCGGCCCTGATAAGCATCGCCATTCTGCTCTTTTCCTCCACGGCGGTATTCGTACAGCTGCAGAAGGCGATGAACCGGATCTGGGGAGTAAGATCGAAACCTGGCAGAGCTGTCAAAAACTGGCTCAAGAAGCGGCTGGTATCCCTGATTATGATACTTGCAGTAGGGCTTATACTGATGCTTTCGGTACTGATGAAGACCGTCCTGAACTTTGTGTTCGAAGATATGGGCAACTTGATAAGTATACTGAGTACTCTGGGAACCATGCTCGTATATATAATACTGTTCGGCGCCATGCTGCTTTACGTTCCGAATGCAAGACTGGCGTGGCGGGATATAGCTTTCGGGGCGGTCACTACGGCGCTGTTTTTCCATTTCGGCAAATGGGCTATCGGGCGTTACCTGTCCTTTACCGGGATCGGCTCAGCATACGGAGTCGCGGGAACCCTGGTAATAGGCCTTCTCTGGGTATACTACTCCACCCTGGTTGTTTTTCTGGGCACCGAGCTGGCCAAGGCGTACACCCAGCAGCACGGAACCGTAATAGAATCTGACTGA
- the brxL gene encoding BREX system Lon protease-like protein BrxL translates to MNYLDEKITEVFSGLVVRKDLVKLVKGNAIVPTYVLEYLLGQYCATSDEESISSGIETVREVLRKHFVHRNEAELVKSRIREQGRHKVIDKISVRLNDKTNTYEASFSNLGIKKVLVNSDTVKKHPKLLLTGVWSIADLEFEYTEDSRVCPWIMRSLKPIQLSYFDIDEYLDKRKDFKTEEWIDLLIQSIGFDPEKFTRRGKLLQLVRLIPYCERNYNLIELGPKGTGKSHIYSEFSPHGILISGGEVTVPKLFVNNSTGQIGLVGFWDTVAFDEFSGKKKRSNKALVDILKNYMANKSFSRGIETLGAEASLAFVGNTRHNVEYMLRHSDLFDEVPHQYHDSAFFDRLHFYIPGWEVDIIRGEMFCDGYGFVVDYLAEILRSVRDHDYSQFYSDDFELFPEISTRDRDGINKTFSGLLKILYPNREATRDEKREILEFAIEGRKRIKDQIMRIDPTYTDVRFGYIDLDSKEEILVRTMEEEKFPQFYGSVGKPYPEKSAEMDKRADNKRVIKNDMEVKYLRTLITRGENKNLEFKSSLRWDYSKNKKNKNLQNNVAKTIAAFSNTEGGILLIGVSNNGEILGIENDLKSLGGDRGLDGFRLQIDDIICKKLGTPITANCKVKIIEIEGKKVCHIDVSSSSKPIYVHENDFFIRSAASTRQLTTKEVGAYIRERWG, encoded by the coding sequence ATGAACTATCTGGATGAGAAGATTACAGAAGTATTCTCCGGCCTGGTGGTCCGTAAGGACCTGGTTAAACTGGTCAAGGGGAACGCCATTGTGCCAACCTACGTGCTGGAGTACCTGCTGGGGCAGTACTGCGCTACCAGCGACGAGGAGAGCATCAGCTCCGGCATAGAGACAGTACGGGAGGTTCTGCGAAAGCATTTCGTACACCGAAACGAAGCGGAGCTGGTTAAATCGAGGATAAGAGAGCAGGGCCGGCACAAGGTCATCGATAAGATAAGCGTACGGCTTAATGACAAGACCAATACCTATGAGGCCTCTTTCTCCAACCTCGGGATCAAGAAGGTGCTGGTCAATTCTGACACGGTCAAGAAACATCCCAAACTCCTTCTTACAGGAGTGTGGTCCATAGCAGACCTTGAGTTCGAGTACACCGAGGATTCCAGGGTATGCCCTTGGATCATGAGATCTCTCAAACCGATCCAGTTGTCATATTTCGATATAGATGAATACCTTGATAAGAGAAAAGATTTCAAGACCGAAGAATGGATCGATCTTCTTATTCAGAGCATCGGATTCGACCCTGAGAAGTTCACCCGGCGCGGCAAGCTGCTGCAGCTGGTCAGGCTGATCCCTTACTGCGAAAGGAACTACAATCTGATAGAGCTCGGCCCCAAGGGAACTGGCAAGTCTCATATATACTCTGAATTCTCGCCCCACGGTATTCTCATATCGGGCGGCGAGGTGACGGTGCCGAAGTTGTTTGTTAATAATTCAACCGGTCAGATAGGGTTGGTTGGCTTCTGGGATACAGTCGCTTTCGATGAATTCTCCGGGAAGAAGAAGCGTTCCAACAAGGCCCTGGTGGATATCCTGAAGAATTACATGGCCAACAAATCATTCTCCAGAGGTATAGAAACACTGGGAGCCGAGGCATCCCTGGCTTTCGTCGGCAACACCAGACATAACGTTGAATACATGCTCAGGCATTCCGACCTCTTCGACGAGGTCCCCCATCAGTACCATGACTCCGCCTTCTTCGACCGGCTTCATTTCTATATTCCCGGATGGGAAGTTGATATTATCCGGGGTGAGATGTTCTGCGATGGGTATGGCTTTGTGGTGGACTACCTGGCGGAGATACTCCGTTCTGTCAGGGACCACGACTACAGCCAGTTCTACAGTGATGATTTCGAACTGTTCCCGGAGATTTCAACAAGGGACAGGGACGGTATAAATAAAACCTTCTCGGGGCTTCTTAAGATACTGTACCCCAACAGGGAAGCTACCAGAGATGAAAAAAGGGAGATACTAGAATTTGCAATAGAGGGCCGCAAGCGCATCAAGGACCAGATCATGAGGATTGATCCGACCTATACGGATGTCAGGTTCGGCTATATTGACCTTGACAGCAAAGAGGAAATTCTCGTAAGGACGATGGAGGAGGAGAAATTCCCGCAGTTCTACGGAAGCGTTGGTAAGCCCTATCCTGAAAAATCAGCAGAAATGGATAAAAGAGCTGATAATAAGAGGGTTATAAAAAACGATATGGAGGTTAAATACCTGAGAACTCTGATAACAAGAGGTGAAAACAAGAATCTCGAATTTAAATCATCACTCAGGTGGGATTATTCTAAAAACAAGAAGAACAAGAATCTGCAGAATAATGTAGCAAAAACGATAGCCGCATTCTCTAATACAGAGGGTGGAATTCTTCTTATCGGTGTCAGTAACAACGGAGAAATATTGGGGATAGAGAATGACCTTAAGAGTCTGGGAGGAGACAGGGGCCTGGACGGCTTCCGGCTCCAGATAGATGATATAATATGCAAGAAGCTGGGAACCCCTATTACAGCCAATTGCAAGGTCAAGATTATTGAGATCGAAGGGAAAAAGGTCTGTCATATAGATGTTTCCAGTAGCTCAAAACCTATATATGTACACGAAAATGACTTCTTCATCAGATCCGCGGCCTCAACCCGACAGCTGACCACGAAGGAAGTGGGCGCTTATATCAGGGAAAGGTGGGGGTAG
- a CDS encoding Hachiman antiphage defense system protein HamA, which produces MAEKQPDEILGSHPEADAFGCHTQAKDTNTNSDVPHRALSQDDGSRNDTVGQLRKALIRHHTSVEMRARDQRKREDLRQLGYPVSDAGTHRFPHADKTRKGNLAEVFLAEYIGAGADADLPIYRLRYNPNVEQSMKGDDVLAFDFHSKRVRILVGEAKFRGTSSKAAVQEIVAGLVRSHQAGLPASLQFVADRLFEMKNIDLGRRVENCALLMAQGKLDLQYVGLLLSNTNSKANVDRHTNSELRNLVMISLGIDDPSSLVRDCFDGIEEDACGDSD; this is translated from the coding sequence ATGGCAGAGAAACAACCAGACGAAATATTGGGATCGCACCCTGAAGCTGATGCGTTTGGTTGTCATACTCAGGCAAAAGACACGAATACAAATTCAGATGTTCCGCATCGCGCTCTGAGCCAGGATGATGGAAGCCGTAATGACACGGTGGGGCAGCTCCGAAAAGCGTTAATCCGGCATCATACCAGCGTGGAAATGCGAGCGCGAGATCAGCGAAAGAGAGAGGATCTGCGTCAGCTTGGCTACCCCGTATCCGACGCAGGGACGCACAGATTCCCGCATGCCGACAAAACCCGAAAGGGCAACTTGGCCGAAGTGTTTCTCGCGGAATATATTGGTGCAGGCGCGGATGCCGACCTACCCATCTACCGCCTCCGATACAACCCCAATGTCGAACAATCCATGAAAGGTGATGACGTTTTAGCGTTCGATTTTCATTCTAAGCGGGTGCGCATCCTTGTGGGAGAGGCCAAATTTCGTGGCACCTCATCGAAAGCGGCCGTCCAAGAGATTGTGGCAGGTCTTGTTCGATCACACCAAGCAGGATTACCGGCATCTCTTCAGTTTGTTGCCGACCGACTTTTCGAAATGAAAAATATAGACCTCGGTCGCCGAGTCGAAAACTGCGCCCTCTTGATGGCACAGGGGAAGCTCGATCTGCAATACGTTGGTTTGCTCTTGAGCAATACAAATAGTAAGGCGAATGTAGACCGGCACACCAATAGTGAACTGCGGAATCTCGTCATGATCTCTCTGGGAATTGATGACCCCAGTAGTCTCGTCCGCGACTGTTTTGACGGGATTGAGGAGGATGCCTGTGGCGATTCCGACTGA
- a CDS encoding endonuclease NucS has product MLEKDIENLIAMYPEEIFKGEGFKLIEQQYSVEGKRIDILFEDGVGRKVIVEVKRGILNRNASGQIAEYYGRLKSKNKDTFYEMILCANVIPKERRLFLENIGIECKELGIAFISELSKKYDYTFIDDRPSYQNKQRANNKITSHYSIDSNTEDISTWIFQGNPQRYDILNSLSDNEIGNNIHWSVNQHKRKIKKNHIGLIWMSGKDAGIYALTRIETDPALRKDHPAERKYWLNDSEKEEAVRVEMTILKRLLNKPILKKDLLKINELNNLSILRHYQGTNFPVKDTEWKIISQLI; this is encoded by the coding sequence ATGTTAGAAAAAGACATAGAAAATCTGATAGCAATGTACCCGGAAGAAATATTTAAAGGAGAAGGATTTAAGCTTATTGAGCAACAGTATTCGGTTGAAGGCAAGAGAATAGATATTCTTTTTGAAGATGGTGTTGGTAGGAAAGTTATTGTTGAAGTAAAAAGAGGAATCTTAAATCGTAATGCCTCGGGGCAAATAGCTGAATATTATGGAAGATTAAAAAGTAAAAATAAAGATACATTTTATGAAATGATATTATGCGCAAATGTGATTCCTAAAGAAAGGCGATTATTTTTAGAAAATATTGGGATTGAGTGTAAAGAGCTTGGTATAGCATTTATTTCAGAACTATCAAAAAAATATGACTATACATTTATTGATGATCGGCCATCATATCAAAATAAACAGCGTGCAAATAATAAAATTACATCACACTATTCTATCGACTCAAATACTGAAGATATTTCTACATGGATTTTTCAGGGTAATCCACAAAGGTATGATATTTTGAACTCATTATCAGATAATGAGATTGGCAATAATATACATTGGTCTGTCAATCAGCATAAAAGAAAAATTAAAAAAAACCATATAGGATTGATCTGGATGTCTGGTAAAGATGCTGGAATCTATGCTCTTACTCGGATAGAAACGGATCCAGCGTTAAGGAAGGATCATCCAGCAGAAAGAAAGTACTGGTTGAATGATTCTGAAAAAGAGGAAGCTGTAAGGGTTGAAATGACAATTTTGAAAAGGTTGCTGAATAAACCAATTTTAAAAAAAGATTTATTGAAAATTAATGAATTGAATAATTTATCAATTCTTCGTCACTACCAGGGAACGAATTTCCCTGTAAAAGATACTGAATGGAAAATAATATCTCAGTTAATATAA